In Deltaproteobacteria bacterium, a genomic segment contains:
- the nuoL gene encoding NADH-quinone oxidoreductase subunit L produces the protein MEHAHATAQAITQSVSYLRYIPLFPLIGVLFNIFLGHRLGRKAVNLVSPGAVFLSFLVSLHALWNLPDEGKLVDTMWLWISSGTLHVDFALQMDQLSALMSLVVTGVGFLIHVYSTGYMAHDHDVARYFAYLNLFTISMLLLVLGENLLLLFVGWEGVGLCSYLLIGFWYTDDAKASAGKKAFIVNRVGDAGFLLGMFLLFWTLGESGVWTLSFSTIQQHVAAVPADVATIICLLLFVGAAGKSAQIPLYVWLPDAMAGPTPVSALIHAATMVTAGIYMIARLNFLYALSPTALSVVATVGAATAFFAATIGLVQTDIKKVLAYSTVSQLGYMFLALGVGAYTAGVFHLMTHAFFKALLFLGAGSVIHGMSDEQDITKMGGLKSKMPVTFWTFFIACLAIAGVPGLSGFFSKDLILEEAYASPLGSPTLWLVGTLGAGMTAFYMFRLLFVTFFGENRSSHEVQHHIHESPASMTVPLAILAVLSVVGGYIPLLHFLSPMFGGHHEAEVPSLVKYLPTVVGIGGIALAYVMYVLNPAIAESAASSLSAFHKLLFNKYYVDEIYDAVIVRPIAGISNWLWQVWDAIVIDGTVNGAAHTMQANGSLLRLWQNGNVQNYALSFLIGAMAILGYYLW, from the coding sequence ATGGAACACGCTCACGCCACGGCACAGGCCATTACGCAGTCCGTTTCCTATCTCCGTTATATCCCGCTCTTTCCTCTCATCGGTGTCCTGTTCAATATCTTCCTGGGGCATCGGCTGGGGCGGAAAGCCGTCAATCTCGTTTCTCCTGGAGCTGTCTTCCTTTCCTTCCTGGTATCGCTCCATGCCTTGTGGAACTTGCCGGACGAAGGAAAGCTGGTCGATACGATGTGGCTCTGGATCTCCTCCGGGACGCTGCACGTCGATTTCGCTCTCCAGATGGATCAACTCTCGGCGCTGATGAGCCTGGTCGTCACCGGGGTTGGCTTTCTCATCCATGTGTATTCGACCGGGTATATGGCGCATGACCACGATGTCGCGCGCTACTTCGCCTATTTGAACCTGTTCACCATCTCCATGCTGCTCCTGGTGCTCGGGGAAAATCTCCTTCTGCTGTTTGTCGGCTGGGAAGGTGTTGGCCTTTGTTCTTATCTACTCATCGGGTTCTGGTACACCGATGACGCAAAGGCGAGCGCCGGCAAGAAAGCGTTTATCGTCAACCGCGTGGGCGACGCCGGGTTTTTGCTCGGGATGTTCCTGTTGTTTTGGACCCTAGGCGAGTCGGGCGTGTGGACGCTCTCTTTCTCGACGATCCAGCAGCATGTTGCTGCCGTGCCTGCCGATGTGGCCACGATTATCTGTCTGTTGCTCTTTGTCGGAGCGGCAGGGAAGTCCGCGCAGATTCCCTTATATGTCTGGTTGCCGGACGCTATGGCTGGACCGACACCGGTCAGCGCGCTGATTCATGCCGCTACCATGGTGACTGCCGGTATCTACATGATTGCCCGCCTGAATTTTCTCTATGCGCTGTCGCCCACCGCGCTCTCCGTCGTGGCCACGGTGGGGGCGGCGACGGCGTTCTTTGCTGCGACTATCGGACTTGTACAGACCGACATCAAAAAGGTGCTCGCCTATTCCACCGTCAGTCAGCTCGGCTACATGTTCCTCGCCCTTGGTGTCGGAGCCTACACCGCCGGCGTGTTCCATCTCATGACCCACGCCTTCTTCAAAGCTCTGCTGTTCCTCGGCGCGGGCAGCGTGATTCACGGCATGAGCGACGAACAAGACATTACCAAGATGGGTGGTCTGAAGAGCAAAATGCCGGTGACCTTCTGGACCTTCTTCATTGCCTGTTTGGCCATTGCCGGTGTGCCCGGGCTCTCGGGATTTTTTAGCAAAGACCTGATTCTCGAAGAAGCGTATGCCAGTCCCCTCGGTTCGCCGACGTTGTGGTTGGTGGGAACGCTCGGCGCGGGCATGACTGCGTTCTACATGTTCCGCCTGTTATTCGTGACTTTCTTCGGCGAAAATCGCTCCAGCCACGAGGTCCAACATCACATCCACGAGTCTCCTGCGTCCATGACCGTTCCTCTCGCCATTCTTGCCGTGCTCTCGGTGGTGGGCGGTTATATTCCCCTGCTGCATTTCTTGAGTCCGATGTTTGGTGGACATCATGAAGCCGAGGTTCCGTCTCTCGTCAAATACTTGCCAACGGTGGTCGGAATTGGCGGCATCGCTCTCGCCTACGTGATGTACGTACTCAACCCGGCGATTGCCGAGAGCGCGGCGAGCAGTCTTTCTGCTTTTCATAAACTGCTCTTCAATAAGTATTACGTCGACGAAATTTACGACGCGGTGATCGTCCGTCCGATCGCCGGCATCTCTAATTGGTTATGGCAAGTGTGGGATGCCATCGTGATTGACGGGACGGTAAACGGTGCCGCGCACACGATGCAGGCGAATGGGTCGCTGTTGCGCCTCTGGCAAAATGGCAATGTCCAGAACTATGCTCTGTCGTTTTTGATCGGAGCGATGGCAATTCTCGGGTACTACCTATGGTAA
- a CDS encoding NADH-quinone oxidoreductase subunit M: protein MVSAVIFLPLLAAVLLLFMAQEEEELARRFALGVALVTFLISLGLLVNFDSSKADFQFVERVPWIAEFGIHYYVGVDGISLFLVLLTTFLVPVVLLASWDIQRRVKEYLFFFLMLETGMLGALVALDLFLFYVFWEVMLIPMYFLIGVWGGAQRIYAAIKFLLYTMVGSLLMLVAILYLAYLHNAQYGSVTFDLLQLYNLKISEQTQLWLFAAFALSFAIKVPLFPFHTWLPDAHVEAPTGGSVILAGVLLKMGTYGFLRFALPLFPEAAHAAVPTIMALSVIGIIYGALVAMVQPDLKKLVAYSSVSHLGFVMLGMFAFNVQGVAGSVYQMLNHGISTGALFLLVGVVYERRHTRLISEYGGLWKQTPVYASIFLVTMLSSIGLPGLNGFIGEFLIMLGVFKANMWAGAFAVSGVVLGAVYMLWMYQRVIFGELKNEENKKLTDLSPREIAVFVPLLVLMLLMGLYPQPFLTRMEKSIEATLARVERKTAVVHAEPPPIQVVAER, encoded by the coding sequence ATGGTAAGCGCCGTTATTTTTCTTCCCCTGCTCGCTGCAGTGTTATTACTCTTCATGGCTCAAGAAGAGGAGGAACTGGCGCGCCGTTTTGCCCTGGGCGTCGCGTTGGTCACGTTCCTGATCTCTCTTGGCCTGCTGGTGAATTTCGATAGCAGCAAGGCCGATTTTCAGTTCGTCGAGCGCGTCCCGTGGATCGCAGAATTCGGCATTCACTATTACGTCGGTGTGGATGGAATTAGTCTCTTTCTGGTGTTGTTGACCACGTTTCTGGTGCCGGTCGTGCTGCTGGCGTCGTGGGATATCCAGCGTCGAGTGAAAGAGTATCTCTTCTTTTTCCTCATGCTGGAGACCGGCATGCTCGGTGCCCTGGTCGCGCTCGATCTGTTCCTCTTTTACGTCTTTTGGGAAGTCATGCTGATTCCTATGTACTTCTTGATTGGCGTGTGGGGTGGCGCGCAGCGCATCTATGCCGCGATCAAGTTTCTGCTCTATACGATGGTGGGTAGTCTGTTGATGTTGGTGGCGATCCTCTATCTTGCCTATCTTCACAACGCCCAGTATGGCTCCGTCACTTTCGATCTTCTCCAGCTCTACAACCTGAAAATCTCGGAACAGACGCAGTTGTGGCTCTTTGCCGCCTTTGCTCTATCTTTCGCTATTAAGGTGCCTTTGTTCCCCTTCCATACGTGGCTGCCCGACGCTCATGTGGAAGCGCCAACCGGCGGCTCTGTTATTCTGGCTGGCGTGTTGTTGAAAATGGGGACCTACGGGTTCCTGCGCTTTGCCTTGCCGCTCTTCCCCGAGGCTGCGCATGCTGCGGTGCCAACGATTATGGCGCTCTCTGTCATTGGCATTATTTACGGTGCGCTGGTTGCCATGGTCCAGCCCGATCTGAAGAAACTCGTGGCGTATTCTTCGGTCAGCCATCTCGGTTTCGTCATGCTCGGGATGTTCGCTTTTAACGTGCAGGGCGTTGCCGGTTCCGTCTATCAGATGTTGAACCACGGCATTTCTACTGGCGCGTTATTCCTCCTGGTCGGCGTGGTCTACGAGCGTCGCCATACCCGGTTAATCAGCGAGTATGGCGGTTTATGGAAACAGACTCCGGTCTATGCGTCCATTTTTCTGGTGACGATGTTGTCGTCGATCGGTCTCCCCGGTCTCAACGGGTTCATCGGCGAGTTCCTCATCATGCTTGGCGTTTTCAAAGCGAATATGTGGGCCGGCGCGTTTGCGGTTTCCGGCGTCGTGCTCGGCGCGGTGTACATGCTGTGGATGTATCAACGGGTCATTTTCGGGGAATTGAAGAACGAAGAGAATAAAAAACTGACCGATCTTTCTCCGCGCGAGATCGCCGTTTTCGTACCGCTACTCGTGCTCATGCTGTTGATGGGCCTCTACCCGCAACCGTTCCTGACCCGCATGGAGAAGTCCATTGAAGCGACCTTGGCGCGAGTCGAACGGAAAACCGCTGTGGTGCACGCCGAGCCGCCACCGATCCAGGTCGTTGCCGAGCGGTAA
- a CDS encoding NADH-quinone oxidoreductase subunit N, whose protein sequence is MIKLPPVNWLSLLPAIIPAFTGILMLCWDLGMKNEERHRLAWLGILGLAITAVVSFCLLGRNEPAFNGSYALDSYAMFFNLIFCLAGILTFLMSIQYLHTSDIHAGEYYALIMFAIVGMVVMAAATDLINIFLGLETMSIAVYVLVGIWRQRLQSNEAALKYFLLGAFASGFLLYGIALLYGATGSVQLGKIAMHVNEHGASTLLLIGVAMLIVGFGFKVAAAPFHVWTPDVYEGAPTTITAFMAVGVKAAAFAAFARVFLYALGGIHGQWGGVLWVLAVLTMTVGNITALVQNNVKRMLAYSSIAHAGYLLVAMVAGKELGGAALMYYLVAYGLMNLGAFGVIIAVGRKGEPNEEFADFAGLGFRYPLLALAMTVFMLSLTGIPPLVGFVGKFYIFSAAVKAGYLWLAVIGVLNSAISAYYYVRVIVSMYMHEGDKVPEKLSARPALAVAILIAAVGTIWLGVFPSASMALTRLSFLSLG, encoded by the coding sequence ATGATCAAGCTGCCCCCAGTCAACTGGCTGTCGTTACTGCCTGCGATCATTCCCGCGTTCACCGGGATATTGATGCTCTGTTGGGATCTCGGGATGAAAAACGAGGAACGTCACCGGCTAGCGTGGTTAGGCATCCTCGGCCTCGCCATCACCGCCGTTGTCTCCTTTTGTCTTCTTGGCAGAAACGAACCAGCATTCAACGGTTCCTACGCGCTGGATTCCTATGCCATGTTTTTTAACCTGATCTTCTGCTTGGCGGGAATCCTCACGTTTCTCATGTCCATTCAGTATCTGCACACCTCGGATATTCATGCCGGGGAGTACTACGCCCTCATTATGTTTGCCATTGTCGGTATGGTGGTCATGGCTGCCGCGACCGATCTGATCAATATCTTCCTCGGCTTAGAAACGATGTCGATCGCCGTGTATGTGCTTGTCGGCATCTGGCGGCAACGGCTACAATCCAACGAAGCCGCGCTGAAATACTTTCTGCTCGGCGCGTTTGCCAGCGGGTTCTTGCTTTACGGTATCGCCTTGCTCTACGGCGCGACCGGCAGCGTCCAACTAGGAAAGATCGCCATGCACGTGAACGAACATGGCGCGTCCACACTTTTGCTCATCGGCGTGGCGATGTTGATCGTTGGTTTCGGGTTCAAAGTCGCGGCGGCTCCATTCCATGTGTGGACCCCAGATGTGTACGAAGGGGCACCAACGACAATCACCGCTTTCATGGCGGTGGGAGTGAAGGCGGCAGCCTTCGCGGCCTTTGCGCGGGTGTTTCTCTACGCGTTGGGTGGGATTCACGGACAATGGGGAGGGGTCTTGTGGGTCCTAGCCGTGTTGACGATGACCGTCGGCAACATTACCGCGCTCGTCCAGAATAATGTTAAACGTATGTTGGCCTATTCGAGCATTGCTCATGCCGGATATTTGCTGGTGGCGATGGTAGCAGGGAAAGAGCTTGGCGGTGCCGCGTTGATGTACTATCTCGTGGCCTACGGACTCATGAATCTGGGCGCGTTTGGCGTCATCATTGCGGTCGGACGCAAAGGCGAGCCCAATGAGGAATTCGCCGACTTTGCCGGACTCGGCTTCCGTTATCCTCTCTTGGCGCTGGCTATGACCGTGTTCATGTTGTCGCTGACCGGCATCCCGCCCCTCGTAGGATTCGTCGGGAAGTTCTACATTTTCAGCGCAGCAGTCAAAGCCGGGTATCTGTGGCTTGCCGTCATTGGTGTGCTGAATAGCGCCATCTCGGCGTACTATTACGTTCGCGTTATCGTGAGCATGTACATGCACGAGGGAGACAAGGTGCCGGAGAAACTCTCCGCACGACCAGCATTGGCGGTGGCCATCCTGATTGCCGCCGTGGGCACCATTTGGCTCGGCGTCTTTCCCTCCGCTTCGATGGCGCTCACCCGCCTTTCGTTCCTCTCGCTCGGGTGA
- the nuoK gene encoding NADH-quinone oxidoreductase subunit NuoK, which yields MAPISYHLILSGMLFTIGVMGVLLRRNTIIIFMAVELMLNAVNLSFVALARHLGSMDGQLIVFFVMAVAAAEAAVGLAIILVVFRNKETINADELNLMRW from the coding sequence ATGGCTCCTATTAGCTATCATCTCATTCTCAGCGGTATGCTGTTTACCATCGGCGTGATGGGGGTCTTACTCCGCCGGAATACCATCATCATTTTTATGGCAGTCGAGCTGATGTTGAATGCGGTCAACTTGTCCTTCGTGGCGTTGGCCCGCCATCTGGGCTCGATGGATGGACAACTCATCGTCTTCTTCGTTATGGCGGTGGCAGCCGCCGAAGCTGCGGTCGGGCTCGCCATCATTTTGGTGGTCTTCCGCAACAAAGAAACGATCAATGCCGACGAACTCAATCTGATGCGCTGGTAA
- a CDS encoding ORF6N domain-containing protein, which translates to MISPDFIERRIYLIRKQKVMLDSDLAELYGVKPIRLREQVKRNRARFPEDFMFQLTDREVDVMVSQNAIPSRRHLGGFLPYVFTQEGVAMLSSVLRSERAITVNIAIMRAFVKLREMLSTHKDLADKLEALEKRYDRQFKIVFDAIRQLMKPEDPPKERRIGF; encoded by the coding sequence CTGATATCCCCCGACTTCATCGAGCGTCGGATTTACCTCATCCGGAAGCAAAAGGTCATGCTCGACAGCGACCTTGCGGAACTCTATGGCGTGAAGCCCATTCGCCTCCGGGAACAGGTCAAACGAAATCGGGCGCGGTTCCCCGAGGACTTCATGTTTCAGCTGACCGATAGAGAGGTAGACGTTATGGTATCGCAAAATGCGATACCTTCGCGGCGGCATCTGGGCGGGTTCCTTCCCTACGTGTTTACCCAGGAAGGCGTGGCCATGCTATCGAGCGTCCTTAGGAGCGAGAGAGCTATCACGGTCAACATCGCCATTATGCGTGCGTTCGTGAAGCTCCGAGAAATGCTCTCCACCCACAAAGACCTTGCCGACAAACTGGAAGCGTTAGAAAAGAGATACGACCGACAGTTCAAGATTGTGTTTGACGCTATCCGCCAGCTCATGAAGCCCGAGGACCCGCCGAAAGAAAGAAGGATTGGGTTCTAA
- a CDS encoding NADH-quinone oxidoreductase subunit J, with protein MDLITFFLLAVPLVLFAAVVILHPSPVYSALSLVLVMSLLAVYFFFLDAHMLGWFQILVYAGAVMVLFLFVIMLLNLQNDPQEHQQPSLRIAARIGGAVLVAELVFLFSRSSTSDAPATLPEGFGTVLALSEKLFTDFLIPFEVTSILLLVAAVGAVVLAKR; from the coding sequence ATGGATCTCATCACGTTTTTCCTGCTTGCGGTGCCGCTGGTGCTCTTTGCTGCGGTGGTCATTCTCCATCCCAGTCCGGTGTACAGCGCGCTGTCGCTGGTCTTGGTGATGAGTCTGCTGGCCGTGTATTTTTTCTTCCTCGATGCCCACATGCTGGGGTGGTTCCAGATTCTCGTCTATGCCGGTGCCGTCATGGTGTTGTTCCTTTTCGTCATCATGCTGCTGAACCTGCAGAACGATCCGCAAGAACATCAGCAGCCAAGTTTGCGTATCGCGGCGCGGATTGGTGGGGCAGTACTCGTTGCCGAATTAGTCTTTCTTTTCTCCCGGTCCTCCACATCGGACGCCCCGGCTACACTTCCCGAAGGATTCGGTACAGTCTTGGCGCTCAGCGAGAAGCTCTTTACCGATTTTCTTATTCCTTTTGAAGTCACGTCGATTTTGCTGCTGGTTGCGGCGGTGGGCGCGGTGGTTTTGGCGAAACGGTAG
- the nuoE gene encoding NADH-quinone oxidoreductase subunit NuoE, whose translation MSVQFSEETYKQFEEVLTHYPTKRAAIMSTFWLAQKEFGYLSPDAMEYVGQLLGLSPAYVGAVASFYTMYNKEPVGQYHLQVCANLSCTLLGAEHIIECIERKLGIGLGQTTADGKFTLSEVECLGSCGTAPVAQINDDYHENLTPEGVLQLLDELSAQE comes from the coding sequence AGAGGTGCTCACGCACTATCCGACGAAACGGGCGGCGATCATGTCCACGTTCTGGTTGGCGCAGAAGGAATTCGGCTACCTGAGCCCGGACGCGATGGAATACGTCGGCCAATTGCTTGGGCTCTCGCCTGCGTATGTCGGTGCCGTCGCCTCCTTCTACACCATGTACAACAAGGAGCCGGTGGGGCAGTATCACCTCCAGGTGTGCGCCAATCTTTCCTGTACGCTGCTTGGTGCCGAACACATTATCGAGTGCATCGAGAGAAAACTTGGCATTGGTTTGGGGCAGACGACTGCAGACGGCAAATTCACCTTGAGCGAAGTGGAATGTCTCGGGTCGTGCGGGACGGCCCCGGTTGCCCAGATCAACGATGATTATCACGAAAACTTGACCCCCGAGGGCGTGCTGCAGTTGCTCGACGAGCTCTCGGCCCAAGAATAG
- a CDS encoding NADH-quinone oxidoreductase subunit H, whose translation MIDIVISASLTVFILANIMNLGGLLLWVERKGSAILQDRIGANRAAILGKLPINIGIINTLVADPIKLFTKEDFVPPNADKFLHWLAPVLAMVPALISFIAIPFGDILVIGEREINLQAANLNVGILYILGMVSLGVYGIVLAGWASNSRWALLGGIRASAQMISYEIALGLALVGVIMTFGTLDLQEIARAQGHMIGGVIPGWGIFYQPVAFFIFFAAGIAESKRVPFDLPEAEAELISGYFTEYSGAKQATFMLVDFLESIVVAGLVTTLFFGGWQVPFLMRDGLHLPGDIFYPLPSLLVTLVQHGAFVTKLVFFCWLQIMIRWTLPRFRYDQLMNLGWKGLLPIALANVLITGLVILIFQA comes from the coding sequence ATGATCGATATTGTCATCTCCGCCAGTCTTACCGTTTTTATCCTCGCCAATATTATGAATTTGGGAGGACTGCTGCTCTGGGTCGAGCGCAAAGGCAGCGCCATTCTCCAGGACCGCATCGGTGCGAACCGTGCCGCGATTCTGGGTAAATTGCCGATCAACATCGGCATTATCAACACCCTGGTGGCCGATCCGATCAAGCTCTTCACCAAGGAAGATTTCGTTCCACCGAACGCCGACAAATTTCTCCATTGGCTGGCCCCGGTGCTGGCTATGGTGCCGGCGCTGATTTCCTTCATTGCCATTCCTTTCGGCGACATCCTGGTCATCGGGGAGCGCGAGATCAATCTCCAAGCCGCAAATCTGAACGTCGGCATCCTCTACATTTTGGGTATGGTCTCTCTTGGGGTGTATGGCATTGTCCTCGCCGGGTGGGCGTCCAATAGCCGATGGGCGCTGCTCGGCGGCATTCGCGCTTCGGCGCAGATGATCTCGTACGAAATCGCCCTGGGGTTGGCTTTAGTTGGCGTCATCATGACGTTCGGGACGCTCGATCTGCAAGAAATCGCCCGTGCACAAGGGCACATGATCGGCGGAGTCATTCCCGGTTGGGGGATTTTCTATCAGCCGGTGGCCTTCTTCATCTTCTTTGCCGCCGGCATCGCGGAAAGTAAGCGGGTGCCGTTCGATCTGCCCGAGGCCGAAGCCGAACTGATTTCTGGTTACTTCACCGAGTACTCAGGGGCAAAACAAGCCACCTTCATGCTGGTGGATTTTCTCGAATCTATCGTGGTGGCCGGTTTAGTCACCACGTTGTTCTTTGGCGGGTGGCAGGTACCGTTCTTGATGCGAGACGGTCTCCATCTCCCCGGCGATATTTTTTACCCCCTCCCCTCGTTGCTGGTGACGCTAGTCCAACACGGGGCTTTCGTGACCAAGCTGGTTTTCTTCTGCTGGTTGCAGATTATGATTCGCTGGACGCTGCCGCGTTTTCGTTACGACCAACTGATGAACCTGGGGTGGAAGGGATTGCTTCCTATCGCCTTGGCCAACGTCCTCATTACCGGGTTAGTGATTCTCATCTTCCAAGCGTAA